Proteins encoded in a region of the Nocardia asteroides genome:
- a CDS encoding acyl-CoA dehydrogenase family protein, translating to MQTHEVFNQVPDIVPFDVARNPALLEGLHREGAGWAEAEVRELGALAGGAQAQEWGRLANEYPPVLRTHDRYGHRIDEVEFHPHWHDLMRVAVEHGLHGAVWLDDRPGAHVARAAKFYTWGVADAGHMCPISMTYAVVPALRHNRELSAKYEPLLGSRVYDFGLREPSTKAGLIAGMSMTEKQGGSDVRANTTTATPQPDGSYRIVGHKWFTSAPMSDMFLTLAQAPGGLSCFLLPRVLPDGARNPIRIQRLKDKLGNKSNASSEIEYDNAVGWLVGAEGAGVKTIIEMVNMTRLDCVIGSATGMRAGTVYAVHHARHRKAFGAELIDQPAMRNVLADLVIESDAATTVMMRLAGATDRAGRDPAEAALRRIALAVTKYWVCKRAPAHAAEALECLGGNGYAEESGMPRLYREAPLMSIWEGSGNVAALDALRAMGRQPETVEAYFDEVSSAKGENPRLDDAIARVGKELSDFDDIEYRARRVVELMALVLQGAQLVRHGHPAVADAFCATRLGDDWGIAFGTLPTGVDTGAIVERAFV from the coding sequence ATGCAGACGCATGAAGTCTTCAATCAGGTGCCCGACATCGTGCCGTTCGACGTCGCGCGCAATCCGGCCTTGCTCGAGGGTCTGCACCGGGAAGGCGCGGGCTGGGCCGAAGCCGAAGTGCGGGAGCTGGGCGCGCTCGCGGGCGGTGCGCAGGCGCAGGAGTGGGGCAGGCTGGCCAACGAATACCCGCCGGTGCTGCGCACCCACGACCGCTACGGCCACCGCATCGATGAGGTCGAGTTCCACCCGCACTGGCACGACCTGATGCGCGTCGCCGTCGAGCACGGCCTGCACGGCGCCGTGTGGTTGGACGACCGCCCCGGCGCGCACGTGGCGCGCGCGGCGAAGTTCTACACCTGGGGCGTCGCCGACGCGGGCCACATGTGCCCGATCTCGATGACCTACGCGGTGGTCCCCGCCCTGCGGCACAACCGCGAACTGTCGGCGAAGTACGAACCGCTGCTCGGCTCCCGCGTATACGACTTCGGCCTGCGCGAGCCGTCGACCAAGGCCGGACTCATCGCGGGCATGTCGATGACCGAGAAGCAGGGCGGCTCGGACGTCCGCGCCAACACCACCACGGCCACGCCGCAGCCGGACGGCTCCTACCGGATCGTCGGGCACAAATGGTTCACCTCCGCCCCGATGTCGGACATGTTCCTCACCCTGGCGCAGGCGCCCGGCGGACTCTCCTGCTTCCTGCTGCCCCGGGTGCTGCCGGACGGCGCCCGCAATCCCATCCGCATCCAGCGGCTCAAGGACAAGCTGGGCAACAAGTCCAACGCCTCCTCGGAGATCGAGTACGACAACGCCGTCGGCTGGCTGGTCGGCGCGGAGGGCGCGGGCGTCAAGACCATCATCGAGATGGTGAACATGACCAGGCTGGACTGCGTGATCGGCTCGGCCACCGGCATGCGTGCGGGCACGGTGTACGCGGTGCACCACGCCAGGCACCGGAAGGCGTTCGGCGCCGAGCTGATCGACCAGCCCGCCATGCGTAACGTGCTCGCCGATCTGGTGATCGAGTCCGACGCCGCGACCACCGTGATGATGCGGCTGGCCGGGGCCACCGACCGGGCGGGCCGGGATCCGGCCGAGGCGGCGCTGCGGCGCATCGCGCTGGCGGTCACCAAGTACTGGGTGTGCAAGCGGGCGCCCGCACACGCCGCCGAGGCGCTGGAATGCCTGGGCGGCAACGGATACGCCGAGGAATCCGGCATGCCGCGGCTGTACCGGGAGGCGCCGCTGATGTCCATCTGGGAAGGGTCGGGCAACGTCGCCGCGCTGGACGCGTTGCGTGCCATGGGACGTCAGCCGGAGACCGTCGAGGCCTACTTCGACGAGGTGTCGTCGGCCAAGGGTGAGAACCCGCGACTGGACGACGCGATCGCCCGGGTCGGCAAGGAGCTGTCGGACTTCGACGACATCGAGTACCGCGCCCGGCGGGTCGTGGAATTGATGGCGCTCGTGCTCCAAGGCGCGCAACTGGTGCGCCACGGTCACCCCGCCGTCGCCGATGCGTTCTGCGCCACCCGGCTCGGCGACGACTGGGGTATCGCGTTCGGCACGCTGCCCACCGGCGTGGACACCGGCGCGATCGTGGAGCGCGCGTTCGTCTGA
- a CDS encoding MspA family porin, whose amino-acid sequence MMNRKHSRTLAAIIAVIVAATGSFAVSDTVAGAEPGVVGTGGLHLIASVDYNNVVSVGGDVALGIPFAHAAKVSGDFSVVSDGASTLRAGQIVAGYLIGCAVDISDGISVSIAAAAGAGVEFTPGIVIELGGIDFGEFNEYGMLEELPVVVAPTIAIGADTTFGVNGELGGEITVNLAPGSVTAAVIAEADLDEESTFPFTFAHTNTALNVNGCLSPASAMPFITVRAEARNGIAQTTGYGPQFVF is encoded by the coding sequence ATGATGAACCGCAAGCATTCGCGTACCCTTGCCGCGATCATCGCGGTGATCGTGGCCGCTACCGGCTCTTTCGCTGTTTCCGATACCGTTGCGGGGGCCGAGCCGGGTGTGGTCGGCACCGGCGGGCTACATTTGATCGCGTCGGTGGACTACAACAACGTCGTATCCGTCGGCGGTGATGTCGCATTGGGCATTCCATTCGCGCACGCCGCCAAAGTGTCCGGGGACTTCTCGGTTGTTTCCGATGGCGCCTCGACACTGCGTGCGGGGCAGATCGTCGCCGGGTATCTGATCGGCTGCGCGGTGGACATTTCCGACGGTATCTCGGTGTCCATCGCCGCGGCCGCGGGCGCCGGTGTCGAATTCACACCCGGGATCGTCATCGAGCTGGGTGGGATCGATTTCGGGGAATTCAACGAGTACGGGATGCTCGAGGAGTTGCCGGTCGTCGTCGCTCCCACCATTGCCATCGGCGCGGACACCACCTTCGGCGTAAACGGCGAACTCGGCGGTGAGATCACGGTGAATCTGGCGCCGGGCAGTGTGACCGCGGCGGTTATCGCCGAGGCGGACCTGGACGAGGAGTCGACGTTCCCCTTCACCTTCGCCCATACCAACACCGCGTTGAATGTCAACGGATGCCTTTCCCCGGCCTCCGCGATGCCGTTCATCACCGTCCGGGCCGAGGCAAGGAACGGCATCGCGCAAACGACGGGTTACGGTCCTCAGTTCGTATTCTGA
- a CDS encoding crotonase/enoyl-CoA hydratase family protein has translation MVERVTVLIERNGPVTTVILHRPEARNAVDGPTAAALAEAFREFDADPDAAVAVLWGDGGTFCAGADLKALGTERSNRAEEDGDGPMGPTRMRLSKPVIAAVSGYAVAGGLELALWCDLRVAERDSTFGVFCRRWGVPLIDGGTVRLPRVIGMGRAMDLVLTGRAVGADEALQMGLVNRVVPTGEARRGAEALAAELAALPQTCLRSDRMSLLEQEGMTEESALRNEFRHGLTALAGGALDGAQRFASGAGRHGARA, from the coding sequence ATGGTCGAGCGCGTGACCGTACTGATCGAACGCAACGGCCCCGTGACCACCGTGATCCTGCACCGGCCCGAGGCACGCAACGCGGTGGACGGACCGACCGCCGCCGCGCTGGCCGAGGCCTTCCGTGAGTTCGACGCGGACCCGGACGCGGCGGTCGCGGTGCTGTGGGGCGACGGCGGCACGTTCTGCGCGGGGGCCGACCTCAAGGCGCTCGGTACCGAGCGCTCCAACCGCGCCGAGGAGGATGGTGACGGCCCGATGGGGCCGACGCGGATGCGACTGTCCAAACCGGTGATCGCCGCGGTCTCCGGCTACGCGGTGGCAGGCGGGCTGGAACTCGCGCTGTGGTGCGATCTGCGCGTCGCCGAGCGCGACAGCACCTTCGGCGTCTTCTGCCGCCGCTGGGGCGTCCCGCTGATCGACGGCGGCACCGTGCGGCTGCCGCGGGTCATCGGCATGGGCCGCGCCATGGATCTGGTGCTCACCGGACGCGCGGTGGGCGCCGACGAGGCGCTCCAGATGGGTTTGGTGAACCGCGTCGTGCCCACCGGCGAAGCCCGCCGCGGCGCGGAGGCGCTCGCCGCGGAACTGGCCGCGCTGCCGCAGACCTGCCTGCGCTCGGACCGCATGTCCTTGCTCGAGCAGGAGGGAATGACCGAGGAGTCCGCGCTGCGCAACGAGTTCCGGCACGGCCTGACCGCGCTGGCGGGCGGCGCTCTGGACGGCGCGCAGCGCTTCGCGTCGGGCGCGGGACGCCACGGCGCTCGCGCCTGA
- a CDS encoding TetR/AcrR family transcriptional regulator, with protein sequence MAYRRTPAVQARLDAQAGLIVQAATKVLSSGGYAALTMAAVAAEAGVATGTVYKNFDGKADLVRAVFRKVVAREVAAVAAAGARGTAIERVTAAVETFAGRALKNPNLAYVLLAEPVDAAVDSERLHFRRAFAETFESAVAEGIAGGELPPQDPRISAAALVGAIGEVLVGPLADAPHGESVVPELIAFAIRALGVRDDPGAGSARLESGVSDADA encoded by the coding sequence GTGGCCTACCGCAGAACCCCTGCTGTGCAGGCCCGCCTGGACGCCCAGGCGGGGCTGATCGTGCAGGCCGCGACCAAGGTGCTGTCCAGCGGCGGATACGCCGCGCTGACCATGGCGGCGGTCGCGGCCGAGGCGGGCGTGGCCACCGGCACCGTCTACAAGAACTTCGACGGCAAGGCCGACTTGGTACGCGCGGTGTTCCGGAAAGTGGTCGCCCGCGAGGTCGCCGCGGTGGCCGCGGCGGGTGCGCGCGGAACGGCGATCGAACGGGTGACCGCCGCGGTGGAGACGTTCGCCGGCCGCGCGCTGAAGAACCCGAACCTGGCCTACGTGTTGCTCGCCGAGCCGGTCGACGCCGCCGTGGACAGCGAACGCCTGCACTTCCGGCGCGCGTTCGCCGAGACCTTCGAATCCGCGGTGGCCGAGGGCATCGCGGGCGGCGAACTCCCACCGCAGGACCCGAGGATCAGCGCGGCCGCGTTGGTCGGCGCGATCGGCGAGGTTCTGGTGGGCCCGCTCGCCGACGCGCCCCACGGCGAATCCGTCGTCCCCGAACTCATCGCTTTCGCGATCCGCGCGCTCGGCGTGCGCGACGACCCGGGCGCAGGCAGCGCTCGGCTGGAATCAGGAGTGTCAGATGCAGACGCATGA